One window from the genome of Parachlamydiales bacterium encodes:
- a CDS encoding phosphodiester glycosidase family protein has product MHAQRKETVHPGVEYVHYTDDSPLSVHILKADPNVCRIVCAKGLNNGIGRECLPTIAGRYDALGAINGGYFTIGGAYDGRSSGMCKILDRWFSSPFREASTIAWNDHDPRVECSRGGIIWSLKLGDRFYPIDYFNSPIRPEMASLFSWAMHRSTLTPKGTLEVVFKDGTIISVHKPGGDTAIPSGAWVYALDKGHADYGSHFEVGMKAELNHRFVFFNENFEDVNVAPEYEAFWQNADYLMSGGPILIKDGVETSNYDKDILKQSVMYTRQPRSVIAVTENNEWLFAAVEGRQPRVSKGMDVMEVASFLKSIGCKHALNMDGGASVLMMVEGKIINTPMFNGIESDDELGQRRIADALLVVPR; this is encoded by the coding sequence ATGCATGCACAAAGGAAGGAAACAGTTCATCCGGGCGTTGAATATGTGCATTATACTGATGACTCCCCTCTTTCTGTGCATATCTTAAAGGCTGATCCTAATGTATGCAGGATTGTTTGCGCAAAAGGTTTAAATAATGGCATTGGCAGAGAATGCCTGCCAACTATCGCAGGCCGTTATGATGCTTTAGGGGCTATCAATGGAGGGTATTTCACGATCGGTGGAGCATATGATGGCAGATCGTCCGGTATGTGCAAAATATTAGATAGATGGTTCTCTTCCCCTTTCCGTGAAGCGAGCACGATAGCATGGAATGATCATGACCCTCGGGTGGAGTGTTCTAGGGGAGGGATAATTTGGTCCCTTAAGCTAGGTGATCGATTCTATCCCATCGATTACTTTAACAGTCCTATTAGACCAGAGATGGCAAGCCTTTTCTCTTGGGCGATGCATAGATCGACGTTAACTCCTAAAGGTACTTTGGAGGTTGTATTCAAAGACGGAACCATTATCTCTGTTCACAAACCGGGTGGCGACACAGCAATTCCTTCCGGAGCATGGGTTTACGCATTGGACAAGGGGCATGCGGACTATGGCAGTCACTTTGAGGTGGGGATGAAGGCAGAACTGAACCACCGTTTTGTGTTCTTTAATGAGAATTTTGAAGACGTTAACGTTGCTCCTGAATATGAAGCATTTTGGCAAAATGCAGATTACCTGATGAGTGGTGGTCCTATATTGATAAAAGATGGAGTTGAAACTTCAAACTACGACAAGGATATTTTGAAACAGTCTGTTATGTATACAAGGCAGCCGCGTTCTGTGATAGCAGTGACAGAAAATAATGAATGGCTTTTTGCTGCAGTGGAAGGCAGGCAGCCACGTGTAAGTAAGGGAATGGATGTTATGGAAGTAGCTTCGTTTTTAAAATCCATAGGGTGCAAACACGCACTGAATATGGACGGCGGTGCTTCAGTCTTGATGATGGTCGAAGGAAAGATAATCAATACTCCTATGTTCAACGGTATAGAATCGGATGATGAATTAGGGCAAAGGCGTATAGCTGATGCATTACTCGTTGTTCCAAGATAA
- a CDS encoding c-type cytochrome: MAFESMWAHILRAVISFGMGSDSLPLGELPPGVQWDSTGQYRYVLEHDGKKYPFNLMDPGQSPENIRAQVVQGYKIFTDTPTNAPEFVGNGLTCNNCHFVGGNTLGGLNGGISLVGVTSTYPRYIKRFDREITIEERIQSCFLRSLNGKAPPVDSTVMQTVVAYLKWISSEADPLPIKPWLGLKALPEGIKGNKVQGATDYWNKCASCHRPDGQGTTGVPAVWGDQSFNDSAGMHSVPTMASFIKANMPHGNPILTDQQAMNIAEFISEKLRPHFKEK, encoded by the coding sequence ATGGCATTTGAATCAATGTGGGCGCATATCCTGCGCGCAGTTATATCATTTGGAATGGGAAGCGACTCCCTTCCGCTGGGAGAACTCCCACCCGGCGTCCAATGGGACAGTACAGGACAGTACCGTTACGTTCTGGAACATGACGGTAAAAAATACCCCTTTAATTTAATGGATCCAGGCCAATCACCTGAAAATATACGCGCTCAAGTTGTCCAAGGGTATAAAATTTTCACCGATACCCCTACCAATGCCCCTGAGTTTGTTGGAAATGGCCTCACCTGCAACAACTGTCATTTTGTCGGGGGAAATACTCTAGGTGGGCTGAACGGTGGCATTTCACTAGTAGGTGTTACATCAACCTACCCTCGCTATATAAAACGCTTCGACCGGGAAATAACTATTGAAGAGCGTATTCAAAGCTGCTTTTTACGCAGCCTAAATGGAAAAGCGCCCCCGGTAGATTCTACAGTAATGCAAACTGTAGTTGCCTACCTTAAATGGATCTCTTCTGAAGCAGATCCGCTGCCTATTAAGCCTTGGCTTGGACTAAAAGCATTACCTGAAGGGATCAAAGGTAATAAAGTGCAAGGTGCAACCGATTATTGGAACAAATGTGCCTCCTGTCATAGGCCCGATGGACAAGGAACTACAGGTGTGCCCGCTGTCTGGGGAGATCAATCCTTTAATGACAGCGCAGGTATGCATTCCGTACCTACAATGGCATCATTTATTAAGGCCAATATGCCGCACGGAAATCCTATCCTGACCGATCAGCAAGCAATGAATATTGCAGAATTTATTTCAGAAAAGCTCCGACCCCACTTTAAGGAAAAGTAA
- a CDS encoding M48 family metallopeptidase, whose product MAFNFWEAQRKARSRTKVYVFLFIFLVTVVAVCAEFLMRYLAAPDYDPPAPILGMGVAAITFLVALYNYAMYRENGGGYVAESLGGIKIDPLTRDFKQRQLLNIVEEMSVSAGVPMPAVYVLPVNQINAFAAGLKKENAAVAVTSGCLALLSRDELQGVIGHEFGHIYNGDMKISLQLAAMVMGFFFVLYLGLRIIQIASFSSDRDGEDRRGGNPVAIAGLIFIIAGVLTWFFGSLLKAAISREREYLADACAVQFTRNPEGIANALKKIGGQHVSDMPTRGMAFSHLYLDDRSGLSELFATHPPLWKRIAAIEGLTYLPPEWKKDLPKGPDDSTKTDVA is encoded by the coding sequence ATGGCCTTTAATTTTTGGGAGGCCCAGCGTAAAGCCAGGAGCAGAACAAAAGTTTATGTCTTTCTTTTTATTTTTTTAGTGACGGTTGTTGCTGTTTGCGCTGAATTTTTGATGCGTTATTTAGCTGCCCCAGACTACGACCCTCCAGCCCCTATTCTTGGAATGGGAGTCGCTGCTATTACATTTCTTGTCGCGTTGTATAACTATGCAATGTACAGGGAAAATGGCGGGGGCTATGTAGCGGAATCTTTGGGCGGCATAAAAATCGATCCTTTGACTAGGGATTTTAAGCAACGCCAGTTGTTAAATATCGTGGAAGAAATGTCTGTTTCGGCAGGAGTGCCGATGCCTGCTGTATACGTTCTTCCGGTTAATCAGATTAATGCGTTTGCTGCAGGGCTCAAGAAAGAGAACGCAGCGGTGGCAGTTACAAGCGGATGTTTAGCGCTGCTTTCGCGGGACGAACTGCAAGGTGTGATCGGTCATGAGTTTGGCCATATATATAATGGCGATATGAAAATATCCCTGCAGTTAGCTGCGATGGTGATGGGATTTTTTTTCGTTCTCTATTTAGGGTTAAGAATTATTCAGATAGCGAGCTTTTCGTCCGATAGAGATGGAGAAGATCGCCGTGGCGGCAACCCTGTAGCTATCGCCGGGCTTATTTTTATCATTGCAGGTGTGCTGACATGGTTTTTTGGCTCCCTGTTAAAAGCAGCCATAAGCCGTGAAAGAGAATACCTTGCTGATGCCTGTGCAGTTCAGTTCACGCGTAATCCGGAAGGAATTGCAAATGCATTGAAAAAAATCGGCGGTCAGCATGTTAGCGATATGCCTACACGAGGAATGGCATTTTCGCATTTGTATTTAGATGATAGAAGCGGACTTAGTGAGTTGTTTGCGACACACCCTCCATTATGGAAGCGTATTGCAGCTATTGAGGGGTTGACTTATCTCCCTCCCGAATGGAAGAAAGATCTTCCGAAAGGTCCCGATGACAGTACAAAGACTGATGTAGCTTAG
- a CDS encoding GNAT family N-acetyltransferase, translating to MELTSKNITLEQLVKFVEDNQVMFWSQLDVELHYDAYETKLITGIPHPLFNGVLRSQYPSKNITEQLEMTIEHFKRRKVPFTWWISQRSTPKDLNKKLIQKNLLHIGVMPTMIGILNKEHETAVERADFLIRLVEDDSTIVEWGKVVAQSFDIEGESITRYCQFFPKIGSTTQLQHYIGYYKGMPVAAATLFLNESTGGLYSVCVLPEFRCQGLGTHLVKTLLAHAYKNKCKLIAMQSYPIVVESCQKLGFVRICDYNVFISPEI from the coding sequence ATGGAATTAACCTCTAAAAATATTACATTAGAACAACTAGTAAAATTTGTAGAGGATAATCAAGTCATGTTCTGGTCCCAGTTGGATGTGGAGCTGCATTACGATGCGTACGAAACTAAATTAATTACAGGAATACCGCATCCGCTTTTCAATGGCGTGCTCAGATCGCAATACCCCTCAAAGAATATCACTGAGCAATTAGAAATGACGATTGAACATTTCAAACGGCGTAAAGTGCCTTTCACGTGGTGGATATCCCAAAGGTCTACACCTAAAGACCTGAATAAAAAGCTTATCCAAAAGAATCTACTCCATATCGGCGTCATGCCTACCATGATCGGAATATTGAATAAAGAACATGAAACTGCAGTTGAAAGAGCTGATTTCTTAATCCGTTTAGTGGAAGATGACAGCACTATTGTAGAATGGGGCAAAGTCGTCGCACAATCCTTTGATATTGAAGGGGAGTCGATTACCCGTTATTGTCAGTTTTTCCCTAAAATTGGATCCACAACACAACTGCAACATTATATAGGTTATTATAAAGGAATGCCTGTGGCTGCAGCGACACTTTTCCTAAACGAATCCACCGGCGGTCTATATTCTGTTTGCGTCCTACCTGAGTTTCGATGCCAAGGATTAGGCACCCACCTTGTAAAAACTTTGTTAGCGCATGCCTACAAAAATAAGTGCAAGCTTATCGCTATGCAAAGCTATCCAATCGTAGTAGAGTCCTGTCAAAAATTAGGCTTTGTCAGAATCTGCGATTATAATGTGTTTATTTCTCCTGAAATTTAG
- a CDS encoding LemA family protein codes for MSTALLVIGAIILLLIFWGVALYNRLVSLKNQVKNAWSQIDVQLQRRYDLIPNLVEAVKGYMGHEKGTLLAVIEARNQASAARQAIEDRGGPTEGSLKSLIGAETALKGAVGQIFALAENYPQLKASENMQQLQEELATTENKVAFARQAYNDTAMIYNTAQQEFPAVLVANALGHHPAELYEVTDVEAKKAPKVTFTS; via the coding sequence ATGAGTACCGCTTTATTAGTGATTGGCGCCATCATTCTATTGCTGATTTTCTGGGGAGTTGCCCTTTACAACCGTCTAGTCAGCCTAAAAAACCAAGTGAAAAATGCTTGGAGTCAAATTGATGTGCAGCTACAGAGACGTTACGACTTGATCCCTAATTTAGTTGAAGCTGTGAAAGGCTATATGGGCCATGAAAAAGGGACCCTCTTGGCTGTTATTGAGGCTAGAAATCAAGCTTCAGCTGCGCGCCAAGCCATAGAAGACCGCGGCGGCCCTACTGAAGGTTCCTTGAAATCTTTGATCGGCGCAGAAACAGCCCTAAAAGGTGCTGTAGGTCAAATATTTGCCTTGGCAGAGAATTATCCCCAACTTAAAGCAAGTGAGAACATGCAACAACTGCAGGAAGAGCTGGCAACAACAGAAAATAAAGTTGCTTTTGCACGCCAAGCTTATAACGATACGGCGATGATCTATAATACTGCGCAGCAAGAATTCCCTGCAGTGTTAGTTGCAAATGCTTTAGGCCACCATCCGGCAGAATTGTATGAAGTGACTGATGTGGAGGCTAAAAAAGCCCCTAAAGTAACTTTTACCTCATAA
- a CDS encoding DoxX family protein: MSNSCRRSGSVYYLLTGLGKIIQPFLLLALRLYFGFLLLQTGLGKLGNISQTAETFQSLNIPLPHFNAYLVGIVETIGSLMLIFGFGARFAALAIAIVMSVAYATAHHDAIIDIINKPELFAQQAPFNYLLTALIVLAFGPGLFSIDAIIKGIRCRGDRDDVNQITPPPPPPK; this comes from the coding sequence ATGTCCAATTCATGCCGACGTTCAGGCAGTGTATATTACCTGCTTACCGGTCTAGGTAAGATCATACAGCCTTTCTTGCTTCTAGCACTCCGCCTTTATTTTGGATTTCTACTTCTGCAAACCGGACTAGGAAAACTTGGCAACATCAGCCAAACAGCGGAAACTTTCCAATCGCTAAACATTCCCTTGCCTCACTTTAATGCATATCTTGTAGGTATTGTCGAGACCATCGGATCGCTAATGTTAATATTCGGTTTTGGGGCACGTTTCGCAGCCTTGGCAATCGCAATTGTCATGTCCGTAGCTTACGCAACAGCGCACCATGATGCAATCATCGATATAATCAACAAGCCTGAGCTTTTTGCACAGCAAGCTCCATTTAATTACTTATTAACAGCATTGATCGTTCTTGCTTTTGGTCCAGGTCTATTTTCTATTGATGCGATCATCAAAGGCATAAGATGCAGAGGTGATAGAGACGATGTAAATCAAATTACACCACCTCCGCCCCCGCCAAAATAG